The sequence CGACGTTGAGATGGGTGTAGGCCGCGGTGAGGTCGAAGCTGGGTGTGAGCGCCAGTTTGGCCTCGAGCTCCAGCCCCTTGGATTCGATCTGTCCGGTGGCCGCCAGGACTGCGATGTTGTCGGGGTTGGTGCGCAGGACATTGTCCTGCTTGATGTCGAACACAGCGCCGGTCAACAGCAGTGGAACATTCGGCATCTGATACTTGACGCCGACTTCCGTTTGCTCCCCGGTGGTCGGCTTGAAGGCGGCTCCCGTCACGTCGACGCCCGTTTGCGGGCTGAACGAGGTGGCGTAGCTGACATAGGGTGCAACGCCGTTGTCGAACACATAGCTCAGGCCCGCGCGACCGGTGAAGGCCGACGGCTTCTGGGTGTCCGGGGTCCCGTCCAGGGTGGTCGTGGTGCTCTGCGAGACCCAGCTCTGGCGCCCGTTGAGCGTCAGGATGAATCCGCCGAGCCTGGCCTGCTCCTGCGCGTAGACTCCGATCTCGTTGGTCGACTGCTTGGTGAAAATCGAGAATGCCGGCGTGGCGATCGCCTGCGTGCCGTAGTTCATGGTCGCAAGATTGAGATCGGGCGCCGGCCCGTACCCGATCTTGTCGTCGTAACGGGAATTGCTGTAGTCGACGCCGAACAGAACGGTGTTCTTGACCGCGCCGAGCATGAACTTGGCTTCGGCCTGGTTGTCGAGCGTGGCGGTCTTGAAATTGTCGAGAATTCGCCAGGCCGAACGCGTCGCGGTCCGGGTCGCGAAGTCGAGGGTATCGATCTGGGTGTACTTCGCGTCGGTGTTGACCTGATAGAACCGGAAATTCTGCCGGACGGTCCAGGTGTCGTTGACGTTGTGCTCGAACGCGTAGCCGACGCGGAACTGCTTCTGGTCCATCGCGCTGAACGCCGGATCGTTCGAGTAGATGTTGGTCAGCTTGCCATCAACCGTGCGCGCGTTGCCGATGCTCGCAGCGGTGCGGCTGGTCTGATACTCGCCGAGGATCGTGAAGGTCGTATCGAGGTTCGGTTTCCAGGTCAGGGCCGGCGCGATATAGGCGCGATCGTCATCATTGCCGGGAAACCAGGTTTTTGCGTCGCGCAACAGGCCCGTCAGCCGGTAATACAACTGGTCGCTGCCGGGGACCGGGCCGCCGACGTCGAAGGCGCCCTGGTAGCGATCGTAATTGCCGGCCTGCAATTGCACCTCGCCGAACGCCGTCTGCGGCGGCCGCTTCGTCGTGACGTCGACGATGCCGCCGGGGGAGCCGAGGCCATAAAGGCCGGAGGCCGGGCCGCGGAGGATAGATACGCTCTCGATTCCATAGGGCTCGATCTTGGGAATGGCGAAATTGCCGCCGCCCTGCCGCAGGCCGTCGCGATAGATGCCGGTATAGGTCACGTCGAAGCCGCGGATGGAAAAGGCGTCGAAGCGCGGATCGTAACCGAATGCCGCGGTCGTGACGCCGGGTGTGTAGTTCACGGCGTCCTTCAGCGTCTGGACGTTGCGATCTTCGAGCTCCTTCTTCGTCACGACGGAGAGCGACTGCGGCGTCTCGATCAGCGGCGTGTTGGTCTTGGTGCCTGCAGTGCCGCTGGTCGCGACGTAGCCGATCGTCGTACCAGTCGCGCCTCCAGCCGCCTGCGGTGCGCGTTTCTGATCGGCTGCCAAATTGCCGCGCCGATTCGTCGTGGCCGCGCGTTGCGACCGCGTGCGCTGATTGGAAGCGGTGCTGTTGCGCGTCTTCGGCGCGCTCGGCGCTTCGACGGTGACCGGTGGCAGGTTGCTGTTCTGGGCCTGTGCCCGGGAAGCCAGGACGTCAACAGATACGAAAACGATCGAACCGAACATCGTGGCGTTGATCGCTGCTGCGCTTCCAAACCAACGAAGTTTCCTCTCCGACAAAGCAACGCCCACCAATGATGATCCCCAATTGCGCCGAACTGATTCACGCGAACGCGCGCAGCTGTGTGCTGATGCGCGTCGAGCGATGCGGACTTCTATGGGTGAAGCGATCGGAATTCCACACGCGCAAAATAGAATTGCTTGAAGTTGCGATGAGCGGATTTGGAATGGTTCGAGAGCAGTGTGGAGAACGTCAAGCCGCGTGCGGCAGATGCGCACACGCGCACGTCATCTCCGCTCGCGCGCGATTGCCAGAGGACGACCGACGCAATACCGATGGAAGCAACGAATTGACTGTCGTTTCGCTCATCGAGACGATGAGCAGAGTTTCCGTAAGCCGGTCACCACGAGATCGGGATTCTCTGCACGAACCCGCCCAGATCCGAGCCCGGGCTCAGTGGCTGGCGATCGAGCGGTCGGTTGTTGTTCTCGCGTGCGAACGAGATGCCGGGCGGGAAGGCGTAGTCGCTGAACTTGCGCTCGCCGGGGAGCAACTCGGTCCCTCCATCCAGCCAGGACCGCTTGCTGACATAGATGCGCGTGTGCGGGCCGGACTGATAGGAGTGGTTGGGGCCGCGCGGACCGTACTCATAGACCGCATTTTGTGTCGTCTGTCGTTGATCGCGCTTGCCGGTCGTCCCGGCATGAGCGGCCAAGGTCGAGGCGAGGAGGGCGACCAGCACCGTTCTGGTCATGACAAGCGCGTTCATCGACGAATACCCATGCGAGTTCCTGATGTCGTGGCCTCTCGCACCGGCTTAAACCTCTGTAAAGAATCCGAGCGTTGCGCGATGTTGCTGAAGGTCTGCATGGGCAAGCCGTATGCGCAGCGGGCTCCATGCCATTCGGTCACCGCCGCAGGCCCGCGCGATCGTCACGGCTGCTGCTTTTGCGTGCTGATCCGCCAATCAAATTGAACGACCGGAAACAATGCAGAAATCACAAAGCCACACCGCGGCCACAGCCGTCTCGTTTCAGAGCAGGCTAGGTGCTCTTGAGGTGTGGAATGTCGTTTTTGCGGCCCTGGCTGATCGCGGTGGTGATGTGCGGTATGTCGATTGCGAGTGCGGGTCCTGTCGCGCTGTTGCCGCAGCCGGCGGCCGCGCAGGCGGTGGAGACGATCGTCGTCGAGGGCAATCGCCGCGTCGAGGCCGAGACCGTGCGCTCCTATTTCAAGCCCGGCCCGGGGGGGCGCCTTGACCAGCCGGCGATCGACGACGGCCTCAAGGCGTTGATCGCGACGGGCTTGTTCCAGGACGTGAAGATCAACCAGGCCGGCGGTCGCATCGTCGTGTCGGTGGTCGAGAATGCCGTGATCGGGCGCATCGCCTTCGAGGGCAACAAGAAGATCAAGGACGAGCAGCTGTCGGCCGAGATCCAGTCCAAGGCGCGCGGGACCTTCTCGCGGGCGCTGGTGCAGTCCGACACGCTGCGAATCGCCGAGATCTACCGCCGCTCCGGCCGCTACGACGTGCGCGTCACGCCCGAGATCATCGACCAGCCGAGCAACCGCGTCGATCTCATCTTCACGATCGTGGAAGGCGTCAAGACCGGGGTGAGGTCGGTCGAGTTCATCGGCAACAGCGCCTACTCGGCCGCGCGCCTGCGCGACGTGATCAAGACACATGAGAGCAATCTGCTCAGCTTCCTCGGCAACAACGACATCTACGACCCCGACCGCATCGAGGCCGATCGCGACCTGATCCGCCGCTTCTATCTCAAGAACGGCTTCGCCGACGCCCAGGTCGTGGCCGCGCTCACCGAATACGATCCGGAGAAGAAGGGTTTCAACGTCACCTTCAAGATCGAGGAGGGCCAGCAATACCGCGTCGGTTCGGTCGATTTCCGCTCCAGCATCGCCAATTTCGACGCGAGCGCGATGCGCTCCTATTCACGCGTCGGTGCCGGCTCGCTCTACAACGTGGAATCGGTCGAGAAGTCGACCGAGGAGATGCAGATCGAGGCCTCGCGTCGCGGCTACGCCTTCGCCGTGGTGCGGCCGAGCGGCGACCGCAACTTCGAGGCGCACACCGTGTCCGTCGTGTTCAACATCGACGAAGGCCCGCGCACCTATATCGAGCGCATCAATCTGCGCGGCAACACGCGCACGCGGGATTACGTCATCCGCCGCGAGTTCGACATCGCGGAAGGAGATGCCTACAACCGCGCGCTGGTCGACCGCGCCGAGCGTCGGCTGAAGAATCTCGACTACTTCAAGAGCGTCAAGATCGTCACCGAGCCGGGCTCCTCCAGCGACCGCGTCATCCTGGTCGTCGACATGGAGGAGAAGTCGACCGGCGACTTCTCGATCTCCGGCGGCTATTCCACGACCGACGGCGCGCTGGCCGAGGTCTCGGTCTCCGAACGCAACCTGCTCGGCAAGGGCCTCTATGCCAAGGCGTCCGTCAGCTACGGCCAGTATTCGCGTGGCATCTCGCTGTCCTTCGTCGAGCCGTATCTGCTCGACTACCGGCTGGCGCTCGGATTCGACACCTATTGGCGCCAACAATTGTCTAACAGCTATACAAGCTACGGCGTGACGACGCTGGGCTTCTCGCCGCGCCTGGGCTTTGCGCTGCGCGAGGATCTCTCGCTGCAGCTCCGTTACTCGCTCTATCAGCAGAGCATCACGCTCGCCAGCGCGTACAACAACTGCAACAACAATGCGTCGAATACGTCGTTGGCCTACAACCCGACGCCGGCCTACATCAAGAATGTTCTGGGCGGCGTGGACCCGACCAATGCCACGGATTCCGGCGTCTACGGTTATGGCTGCTACGGCGATGGCGAGTCGAGCCTGCCGGTCCGGAAGGAACTGGCGAACGGCGCGACCTGGACGTCGGCGCTCGGCTACACGCTGAACTACAACACGCTCGACAACACCAAGAACCCCACGGACGGCTTGCTGATCGACTTCCGTCAGGATTTCGCCGGTGTGGGCGGCGACGTCACCTATCTCAAGACTGCGGTGGACACCAAATACTACACGCCGCTGGTGTCCGAGATCGTCAACGTGATCCACCTGCAGGGCGGCATCCTCAACAAGATCGGCAACAACGATCTGCGCATGCTGGATCACTTCCAGATGGGCCCGAACCTCGTGCGCGGCTTCGCCTCCAACGGCATCGGCCCGCGCGACATCACCTACTATAATTACGGCTCCAACGGTGATGCGCTCGGCGGCACGAAATACTGGGGCGCGTCCATGGAATTGCAGATGCCGTTCTGGTTCCTGCCGAAGGAGGTCGGCCTGAAGGGCGCGGTCTATGCCGATGCCGGCTCGCTCTGGGGCTATCAGGGGCCGACGTCGTGGACCGCCACCGGCGAGGTCAACACCAAGGCCTGTCCGACCTGCGGGCTGCAATATGACGATGGCAACGTGGTGCGCTCGTCGGTCGGCGTCGGCCTGATCTGGGCCTCGCCGTTCGGACCGCTGCGCTTCGACTACGCCGTACCGATCACGAAGGGCAAATACGACATTGTCCAGGAGTTCCGGTTCGGAGGCGGCACCTCCTTCTAGGTCGCGGCGCTGAGGCGGGAAGTCTCGGCATCCGTCGTGCATTTGTGAAAATCTGTGATAGGGCCGGTGCGCGAGTGCGTGGACAGCCCTTGGCGAATGTCCGATAATGTGTCCTGCAAATTGTGGGGCCCTGGGGCCTGCACTTGAGCTTCCACAGAAGGACGATCCCGATGACACAGGCTGGCGCCTACGGGCAGAGGCTTGGACAGTTCCTGCGTTTGAAGGATGCGCCGCCCGCGCTGGTGGCGCGCTCGCTGCGTAGTGCCGAGCTGGCGGTCACCGAGACCCGGAACGACAATCCGGAGCGTGGCCTGTCCGGCTCGCTGTCCGCGGAGGATGCCTTCCTGGTCAGCCTGAAGCTGCACGATTACCCGGATTGCGAGCTCTGGGAGCGCGGCAAATCCGTCATGAGGGCGGACGTTCGCGCCGGTACCACCTACCTCTACGACCTCAAGCGCGATCCGCGCTACGTGATCGACAAGCCGTTCCATTCGCTGTTCTTCTATATTCCACGCTCGGCACTCGACAGCATCGCGGAACAGAGTCATGTACCGCGGGTCGATGATCTCGACTGCCAGGTCGGTGTCGGCCATGATGACGGAATCATCCGCCACATCGGCGCGTCGCTGCAGGAAGGGCTGCGCAGGCCGAACGAGGCCAATCAGCTCTTCATCGACCACATGATGCTCGGTCTCACCGCCCATGTCGCCCAGACCTATGGCGGGCTGCAGCGTAAGTCCGCGCCCGCGCGTGGCGGTCTTGCGCCCTGGCAGGCGAAGCGCGCGTGCGAGCGGCTGGAGGCGGATCTCGGCGGCAAGCTCTCGCTGCAGAAGGTAGCGGCCGAGCTCGATCTCTCGGTCAGCCACTTCTCGCGCGCGTTCCGCATCTCCGTCGGCATGCCACCGCACCAATGGCTGCTGCATCAGCGCGTGAAGGCGGCCAAGCAATTGATGGGCGTCCGCGATCTGCCGCTGTCGGAGATCGCGATGTCGGCCGGCTTCGCCAACCAGAGCCATTTCACGCGCGTATTCTCCTCGATCGCCGGCGTCAGCCCGGCCGTGTGGCGTCGCGAGGCGCTCGGCGCTTCCAGCAGCGAGGCGTGAAGCCGGACGCCTGTCAGCGGCGTTTCGCGAGAGAGATGGTGTAGGCGGCGCGGCGCGCGGCAAAGATCTCGTCCGGCGGGTGGCCGATGCCGTCGGCGAGATTGGCCGGATTGAAGATGGAGGCATCGCAGGCCTGGTCCGGTTCGAAGCCCGTGATCACGATCGTGCCGAGCCGCACCTCCTCGCGATGATCCTCATCCGGCCAGCGTATGGTCACGTCCATGGTGGGGTCGCCCGGGCGGTCGAGCAGCGCCATGACGTTGAAGCGGACATAGCCCGTAGCGATCCGCGCACCCAGATCGTCGCGCAGGAAATCGGCCGGCTTCGTTCTGGCCTCGTCCGCGTTGAGCGTGATCTCGCCGCCGGCCGGAACGACCTTGAATTTGACGAAGCGCGTCTCATTCGCGACATTCGTCGCAGGAAATGAATGCACGCCCCAATAGGTGGTGCCGGCAAGGCTTCCGGGCAGCGGGCGCGCGGCGATGTAGTTCGCCTGATTGAGCGTCTCAGGATTGGCCGCCGAGAACGCCTTCACCTTCGCCATATCAGGCTTGCCATCCGGCCCCGGGATGCGCGCCTCGAGGAAGGCCAGCATCTGGTCGAGCGTTCGTGCAAAATGCACGGGCGCGCTCTCCACGAGGATGTCCGAGCGGTGATCGTCGTCGCCGAGCTTGAAGCTGAAGCCGCGCAGCACCAGATTGTTGGTATCGGCGACGGCAGGGTTACCGCCGCCGACCGAGAAGCGTGCCAGCACGCGCGATGGCCTTGTGAAGCTCTGCGATCGCGTGACTTCTCCCGCCCGGTCCGACGGTGTGTAGGTGCCGCGAACGCACCAGCCCTTGGCAAAGCTGGCGCGGACCTTCGGCGGATTGCCGGCGACGGCCTTCAGGGCTTCGACGATGGAGGCGGGCGTTGCGGCGGGGACGTCGGACATGTGAGCCTTCTCGCGTGGGGCGGGCAGGCTAGGCGTTGTGCGAACCGGCGTCTTTCCCAAAGCGATCGGGCCTTGCACGATCCTGCTCAAGGAGCGTTCAAGGTCGAACGAATGTGATTGGTTGCCGTCCTGTCGGCGCGATGCGGAGGACCGCGTCCGGCTAAGCGCTCAGGATGCGCCGGCAGGCATCGACGAAGACCTGCGCGCCGGTGACGATATCGGCATCGGCGGTATTTTCGGTCCAGTGATGGCTGATGCCGCCGATCGACGGCACGAACAGCATGCCGGCCGGCATGACGGTCGCGAGCATCTGCGCATCGTGGCCGGCGCCGCTGGGCATGCGGATGGATCGGCCGCCGGCAACCGCCTTGCTCGCAGCTTCGATCGCGTCCTGAAAGCCCGCGTTCATCATCGCCGGTGCGCCGGTGCGGATTTTATCGACGCTGACGGTGCAGGGGCCTCTCGCGCTGGCCTCGTCCGCCATCGTGCGCAGCAACTGCTCGAGCCGTTCGATGACCGCCGGATTGTCGTCGCGGATCTGGAATAGCATCTCGGCGCCGCCCGGAATGATGCTCGGTGCGCCCGGCTCGAGCGTGATGCGGCCGGTGGTCCAGACCGTGCGCGGACCGCATGCGGCCGGGAAACGTTCGTCGATCGCGACGCAGAATTTTGCCAGCGCGAGGCCGGCATCCTTGCGCACGGCCATGCGCGTGGTGCCGGCGTGGTTCTGCTCGCCGCTGAAATTGATCCGGTATTGCCAGATGCCCACGATCGAGGTCACGACCCCAACCGCAAGATGGCTGCTCTCGAGCGTGTCGCCTTGCTCGATATGCGCTTCCAGATACCCGACGTGCCGGCCCGGCTCGACAGCGACACGTGCGCGCCCCGAGAGACCCATCTCGGCGAGCGCATCGCGCATGGCGCGACCACCGGTGCGATCGCGCGCGGCGTCGATTTCAGCCTCCGTCACTTGCCCCACATAGGAGCGCGAGCCGAGGAAGCTGCCAAAATGTCCTTCCTCGTCGCACCAGGCGGCGACTTCGACGGCGCCCTTCACGGAGGGATCGGCATTGAGCACGCGGGCGGCTTCGAGCGCATAGATGACGCCGAGCGGGCCATCGAGCCAGCCGGCGTAGTTCTGGCTCTCCAGATGCGAGCCGGCAAGAAGCTTCGGTCCAGCCTTCGTGCTCGTCCCCAACACATTGCCGATGCCGTCGATCGTAGCCGAGAGGCCCGCGTCGGGCAGCTTCTGAACCAGCCAGTGCAGCGATTGCCTGTGCGGCTCGGAGAAGGTCGGCTTGTGCACGCCGCTCTTGTAGGCGCCGATGGCGCGAAGTGCGTTGAGGTCGGCGAGGACGCGCTCGCCGTTGGCGCGGGACTGAGTGTCAGGCATGTTCGGCAACCTTCAGCGCCTCGGTGCGGATCTCCTCGACCAGCCGCTCCTTGAGCTGGACGAATTCGGGCGTGGTCTTGATCTTGTACGAGCGTGGATGCGGCAGGTCCACGGTAATCTCGGCCTTGATGCGGCCGGGACGGGCACTCATGACGATGACGCGGCTGCCGAGGAAGATCGCTTCCTCGATGTCGTGGGTCACGAACAGCACGGTCTTCTGGTCGCGCTCCCAGATTCCGAGCAGCATTTCCTGCATCAGGGCGCGGGTCTGGTTGTCCAGCGCGCCGAAGGGCTCGTCGAGCAGCAGGATTTTTGGATCATTGGCGAGCGCGCGTGCGATCGCCGTGCGCTGCTGCATGCCGCCGGAGAGCTGCTTGGGCCAATGGTTCTCGAAGCCGGACAGTCCGACCTGGCGGATGAAGGCATCCGCGATCTTGTTCCGCTCCTGCTCGGACACGCCGCGCTCGCGCAGGCCGAAGGCGATGTTCTCGCGCACGGTCAGCCAGGGGAACAGCGTGTAGGACTGGAACACCATGCCGCGATCGGCGCCCGGCCCGGTCACCTCGCGCCCGTCAAGCGTGACGCGGCCGCCGGTCGGGCGGTCGAGCCCGGCGACGATGCGGAGGAGTGTGGACTTGCCGCAGCCGGACGGGCCGAGGATGGTGACGAAGTCGTTGTTGCCGATGGTGAGGTCGGTCGGCTCCAGCGCCCTGGTCGGCGCGTTGCCGTGGCGGGCGGGGAAGGTGCGCGAGACCTGTTCGATCTTGAGAATGGTCATGCGAGCTTCCACGGGAACAGCCAGGCGTTGAACGCCTTGAACAGGAAGTCGGAGACGAGCCCGATCAATCCGATCACGATGATGCCGAAGATGATCTGGCCGGTATTGAGCAGCGCCTGGCTGTCGGTGATCATGTGGCCGATGCCGGACGATGAGCCGATCAGCTCGGCGACGATGACATAGGTCCAGGCCCAGCCCAGCACCAGCCGCAGGATCTCAGCGATCTCCGGCGCAGAGGAAGGAAGCAGCACACGGCGGATGATGCCGCGGTCCTTGGCGCCCAGCGTGTAGGCCGCCTCGACCAGGTCGCGTCGCGTGGCACCGACGGTCACGGCGACCATCAGGATGACCTGAAACACCGAACCGATGAAGATGACGAGCAGCTTTTGCAACTCGCCGATACCGGCCCAAAGAATCAACAATGGAATGAAGGCGGACGCGGGCAGATACCGCGCGAAGGAGACGAACGGCTCAAGGAAGGCCTCGACCGGCTTGTAGGCGCCCATCAGAACGCCGAGCGGCACCGCGATGATCGCCGCGAGCGCAAAGCCGCCGACGACGCGCCAGATCGTCATGCCGATGTCGAAGACGAAGCCCTGCTTCGTCAGCAGCTCGAAACCTTCCTGCACCATGGTCAGCGGGTTAGCGAGAAAGGTCTTCGACACATGGCCGCCGAAGGTCGCCCAGGACCAGAGGGCAACGAAAAGCACGAAGAACGCGAGGCCAAAGGCCACGCGCTGCCTCGATGTCACGGGATCCAGGGGACGCATCAAACTGTCTATCCGGGTGGTCGATCACGCGCCGGTCCCGCCTCGTGGCGGGACCGGCAGCTCGGTGAAGCTTACTTGATGAAGCTGGCGTCGTAGAGGTCTTCGACCTTCGGCGCGGCCTTGATGATGCCGATCTCGAGCAGGAGCTCGGCAGCGTCCTTATTGAAGGTCAGGAAGTCGCCGGCGAAGAACTTCTGGTTCGCGGCCTTGTCCTGCCAGCGCAGGTACTTTGCCGAGTTACCGAACTGCTCGCCGGTCTGCTTCACGTCCGCGCCCATGATCTCATAGGCCTTGGCCTGGTCCTTGGCGATCATGTCGAGCGCCTCGAAATAGCTGTTGGCAAGCGCCTGCGCGGCCTTCGGGTTCTCGCTCAGGAATTTGGGCGTGCAGCCAAAGGTGTCCATCACGATCGGATAGTCCAGCGTGGTCGCGATGATCTTGCCCTTGTCGGGGGCGGCGCGTACGGTCGACAGATACGGCTCATAGGTCATCGCGGCGTCGTTCTGGCCGGAGACGAAGGCCTGCGCTGCGGCTGCCGGCTCGAGGTTCACGACGGTCACGTCCTTCGTGGTGAGGCCGTTCTTCTTGAGCATCCAGGCCAGTGCGAAATAGGGCGACGTGCCCGGCGCGGACGCTGCGACCGTCTTGCCCTTCAGGTCCTTGATCGCGGCGATGTCGTTGCGCACGGCCATGCCGTCGGCGCCATAGCTCTTGTCGAGCTGGAAGATCTGCTTGGTGGCGACGCCGTTGGCGTTCCAGGAGATCCAGGTCTCGACCGTGGTCGCCGCGCACTGGATGTCGCCGGAGGCGATCGCGAGGTGGCGGTCCTTCTGCGGAATCTTCTTGATGGTGACGTCGAGACCGTTCTTCTTGAAGATGCCGGCTTCCTTCGCCAGCGTCAGCGGCGCGAAGCCGGTCCATCCGGAGATGCCAACGCCGACCTTGACGTCGTCGGCGAGCACGGGAGTGGCGGCCGTAAGCGCAATGATTGTCGCAAATACCTTTGAACTACGCATGTTTGTCGTCCTCTTGCCGATCGATGGATTGACGTCCTGTTGATCCCTATTGGTCCACGCAGACCGTTGCCCGAAGCGTTGCACGAATTGTGCCGACATCGTTCTCTCAGCCTCCCTTGAATCGGGCGACAAGGCGGTGAGAGTCACCGGGATAAAGCAGCCGCACCGCGGTGATGGTGCGCGCGCTGCGCCAGGTGTAGCGGTCGATCACGAGGCATGGCGCGCCGACGGCGATGTCGAGCGCTTCCGCCGTGCGATCGTCCGCGACAATGGCGCTGATCGTATGCTCGGCCTCTGTCCATGGGACATGGTGAAGCAGCCAGGAGCCGGGCGGCTCGCGCGAAAAATCGGCGGTCGCCGCATTCGGCACGGAGGAGAGATCGATCAGCCTGTCCTCGACTGCGAACGGTACCTTGTCGGCGCTGTGGCGGCAGGTGATCGCGACCACCTTGCCGGCCTTCTTGACGCCGAGACGGTCGCGGTCGGCGGCGGTCGCCGCGCGCAGCTTGCGGCCGATCAGCTCGTAGCCGTAAGCGCGGCCGAGCGCGGTGATCTCGGCGCGGATGTCGGCGATCTTGAGCACCGCCGACTGATGCTGAGGCCGGCGCACGAACGAGCCGGCGCGCCGCCGCCGTTCGATCAGGTCGGCCTGCGCGAGCTCCGACAGCGCCTTGTTGACGGTCATGCGCGAACAGCCGTAGCGCGCGACCAGCTCATGCTCGAAGGGAATGCGATGCCCGGGCGGCCACTCGCCGGTCAGGATGCGCTTCTCGATATCGGCGCGGATGCGCTTGTAGAGCGTCGGCTGGTCGGCTGCGTCTGCGGTGAGGCTCATGCAACGAGCCTCCGCATCGCTGTGTTGAAGCGCTCGCGCGCGGCTTGGCGCAGCCTGTGCCGCCCGCCTTCGACCACCTTGTTGCCGCCGGCCCAGACGCAATCGACCGCAGCGCCGCTCGCGGCAAAGATCCAGCCGTCGATGACGGCGTCATGCGTACGTCCTGCGAGCGACGGATGTGCGGCGTCGAGCGTGACGATGTCGGCGCGCGCGCCGGACGCAAGGCCGACCGTTGGCTGCGCCAGCGCCCGCGCGCCGCCGGCAAGCGCATCATCGAACAGCGAGCGCCCGGTCGAGCGACCTGCGCCGCCGGAGAGGACGTTGCGCTGGCGGTGCTTGAGCCGCTGACCGTATTCGAGCTGGCGCAATTCGTCGGCGGCGCCGATCAGCACGTTGGAATCGGTGCCGACGCCGAAACGGCCGCCCGCGTCGAGAAACTCGCGTGCCGCAAAAATGCCGTCGCCGAGGCTTGCTTCCGTGATCGGGCAGAGGCCGGCGACCGCGCCGGTCTTCGCGAATGCCGTCACTTCCTCAGTCGTCATGTGGGTCGCATGAATGAGACACCAGCGCTGATCGACCGGGGCGTGCTCCAGCAGCCATTCCACCGGGCGCCGGGCCGACCAAGCGAGGCAATCCTCGACTTCCTTGACCTGCTCGGCGGCGTGGATATGGATCGGGCCGCCTTCTGCAAGTGGAATGATCGCGGTGAGTTCGTCCGGCGTCACTGCGCGCAAGCTATGCGGCGCGATGCCAATATTGGCGCCCGGCAATGCTGCAATCGTCTTGCGCGAGGCCGCCATCAACGCGTCGAACTGATCGACCGTGCAGATGAAGCGGCGCTGGCCGGCATGCG is a genomic window of Bradyrhizobium sp. CB1717 containing:
- a CDS encoding TonB-dependent siderophore receptor yields the protein MAADQKRAPQAAGGATGTTIGYVATSGTAGTKTNTPLIETPQSLSVVTKKELEDRNVQTLKDAVNYTPGVTTAAFGYDPRFDAFSIRGFDVTYTGIYRDGLRQGGGNFAIPKIEPYGIESVSILRGPASGLYGLGSPGGIVDVTTKRPPQTAFGEVQLQAGNYDRYQGAFDVGGPVPGSDQLYYRLTGLLRDAKTWFPGNDDDRAYIAPALTWKPNLDTTFTILGEYQTSRTAASIGNARTVDGKLTNIYSNDPAFSAMDQKQFRVGYAFEHNVNDTWTVRQNFRFYQVNTDAKYTQIDTLDFATRTATRSAWRILDNFKTATLDNQAEAKFMLGAVKNTVLFGVDYSNSRYDDKIGYGPAPDLNLATMNYGTQAIATPAFSIFTKQSTNEIGVYAQEQARLGGFILTLNGRQSWVSQSTTTTLDGTPDTQKPSAFTGRAGLSYVFDNGVAPYVSYATSFSPQTGVDVTGAAFKPTTGEQTEVGVKYQMPNVPLLLTGAVFDIKQDNVLRTNPDNIAVLAATGQIESKGLELEAKLALTPSFDLTAAYTHLNVVITRGNPDTTGHEYSGIPRDSFAAFGKYTFQSGTPVEGLGLGLGLRYIGANFGNDQNTFENAAVTLFDAVVDYDLGKLDRSFRGAYMRVNATNLFDKTYDTCQSGYCYASARRQVIGTLSYRW
- the bamA gene encoding outer membrane protein assembly factor BamA; protein product: MSFLRPWLIAVVMCGMSIASAGPVALLPQPAAAQAVETIVVEGNRRVEAETVRSYFKPGPGGRLDQPAIDDGLKALIATGLFQDVKINQAGGRIVVSVVENAVIGRIAFEGNKKIKDEQLSAEIQSKARGTFSRALVQSDTLRIAEIYRRSGRYDVRVTPEIIDQPSNRVDLIFTIVEGVKTGVRSVEFIGNSAYSAARLRDVIKTHESNLLSFLGNNDIYDPDRIEADRDLIRRFYLKNGFADAQVVAALTEYDPEKKGFNVTFKIEEGQQYRVGSVDFRSSIANFDASAMRSYSRVGAGSLYNVESVEKSTEEMQIEASRRGYAFAVVRPSGDRNFEAHTVSVVFNIDEGPRTYIERINLRGNTRTRDYVIRREFDIAEGDAYNRALVDRAERRLKNLDYFKSVKIVTEPGSSSDRVILVVDMEEKSTGDFSISGGYSTTDGALAEVSVSERNLLGKGLYAKASVSYGQYSRGISLSFVEPYLLDYRLALGFDTYWRQQLSNSYTSYGVTTLGFSPRLGFALREDLSLQLRYSLYQQSITLASAYNNCNNNASNTSLAYNPTPAYIKNVLGGVDPTNATDSGVYGYGCYGDGESSLPVRKELANGATWTSALGYTLNYNTLDNTKNPTDGLLIDFRQDFAGVGGDVTYLKTAVDTKYYTPLVSEIVNVIHLQGGILNKIGNNDLRMLDHFQMGPNLVRGFASNGIGPRDITYYNYGSNGDALGGTKYWGASMELQMPFWFLPKEVGLKGAVYADAGSLWGYQGPTSWTATGEVNTKACPTCGLQYDDGNVVRSSVGVGLIWASPFGPLRFDYAVPITKGKYDIVQEFRFGGGTSF
- a CDS encoding AraC family transcriptional regulator; the protein is MTQAGAYGQRLGQFLRLKDAPPALVARSLRSAELAVTETRNDNPERGLSGSLSAEDAFLVSLKLHDYPDCELWERGKSVMRADVRAGTTYLYDLKRDPRYVIDKPFHSLFFYIPRSALDSIAEQSHVPRVDDLDCQVGVGHDDGIIRHIGASLQEGLRRPNEANQLFIDHMMLGLTAHVAQTYGGLQRKSAPARGGLAPWQAKRACERLEADLGGKLSLQKVAAELDLSVSHFSRAFRISVGMPPHQWLLHQRVKAAKQLMGVRDLPLSEIAMSAGFANQSHFTRVFSSIAGVSPAVWRREALGASSSEA
- a CDS encoding catalase family peroxidase, producing the protein MSDVPAATPASIVEALKAVAGNPPKVRASFAKGWCVRGTYTPSDRAGEVTRSQSFTRPSRVLARFSVGGGNPAVADTNNLVLRGFSFKLGDDDHRSDILVESAPVHFARTLDQMLAFLEARIPGPDGKPDMAKVKAFSAANPETLNQANYIAARPLPGSLAGTTYWGVHSFPATNVANETRFVKFKVVPAGGEITLNADEARTKPADFLRDDLGARIATGYVRFNVMALLDRPGDPTMDVTIRWPDEDHREEVRLGTIVITGFEPDQACDASIFNPANLADGIGHPPDEIFAARRAAYTISLAKRR
- a CDS encoding Zn-dependent hydrolase; this encodes MPDTQSRANGERVLADLNALRAIGAYKSGVHKPTFSEPHRQSLHWLVQKLPDAGLSATIDGIGNVLGTSTKAGPKLLAGSHLESQNYAGWLDGPLGVIYALEAARVLNADPSVKGAVEVAAWCDEEGHFGSFLGSRSYVGQVTEAEIDAARDRTGGRAMRDALAEMGLSGRARVAVEPGRHVGYLEAHIEQGDTLESSHLAVGVVTSIVGIWQYRINFSGEQNHAGTTRMAVRKDAGLALAKFCVAIDERFPAACGPRTVWTTGRITLEPGAPSIIPGGAEMLFQIRDDNPAVIERLEQLLRTMADEASARGPCTVSVDKIRTGAPAMMNAGFQDAIEAASKAVAGGRSIRMPSGAGHDAQMLATVMPAGMLFVPSIGGISHHWTENTADADIVTGAQVFVDACRRILSA